A window of Glycine soja cultivar W05 chromosome 13, ASM419377v2, whole genome shotgun sequence genomic DNA:
TCATAGACAAGTGTTGACTGCTAAGAGTTATTTGGTGATTTTAAATGGGAAAAAGCTAATCATTGCAGATATGTATTTAGAAACATTACTCAATTGAAGCACTACATCGCATTGACCAAGGAAATATTTACCTTATAAAACGCATTGAAAACTTCATCTTTTACAATTTCACTATGTATCTCTGCAACCCCATTCACTGCATGACCACCTACGACACACAGATTTGCCATACGAACCAATTTTGGTGGTTCTGGTACTGGCTCAGGCAACTCTTCTTTCTCATCCTCAATGGAACTTTCATCTGTTCCATTCTTTTTAGCAACTGCTTCCACTTCatcatcttttctttcttctactTCTGCTTGTTCAGAACTTTGCAGCTCCTCACTAGGAATATCAATGGCCTCTTTGGACTTAACCACTATATCTGCAAATTCTGCAGGCAATTCAACATTTTCTAGTATTCTcatttccttcaattttttcTCCAGCAAGTCTGAATTCTCTGTGCCATATTCTGCAATTATGGTCCGAATCAGCTGCAAAGCATGAATATCAGCAACAACTCAATGCTTGTATcccaaaagaaaagagtttatGCATATATGTCAGTATTACCTCCTCATCAATCATTTCTATAATCTCAATATGGCGTGGAAGCAGTTTTTGCATAAGATCCAAGCTCCATTTCTCTAATGCCTCCGGAAGAACAGTATGGTTTGTATATGCTACAGTCCTAGATCACAGTGGCAGATAGTATATACTCACTCAACCAACATAGATCATGCATTAACAGATAATAAGAGATCGCCAGACATCCCTCTATCCcccaaaaaactaaaacaaaaagtaaaataagtaAGACGGAATACCTTTGTGTAATATTCCAAGCATCCTTCCAACTTAAGCCCTTAACATCTATTAAGATTCGCATCAGTTCTGGGATGCACAAGGTTGGGTGTGTATCATTCATCTGCACTGCAACCTTTTCAGGAAACTCTTCCCAATTCACATTTGTCCCTGATCTTCTCTCAAAACGAGCAATGATGTCTTGAAGAGAAGCAGAACATAAAGTATATTGTTGCTTGAGACGAAGGATCTTGCCCTCTATTGATTCATCCCCAGGGTAGAGTATATAGCATATCtgcatttgaaagaaaaaaaagaccaTATAAAATGTCCTTTTATTAACTCGCATTCAGATTGTAACAAATTGAAATTAACTGGAAAGCTTCCATATCATCAAAAGTAAATCATATTTTCCACAAAATTTACACAGAACGTAGACTCCAAACTCATATAGGTCATTATATAAAGATTCCAAAGACAATATGAAATAATACGCATTATACTCATGGGGAGGATTGATTTTTATGATACTTATTTTTTGCAATACTTATTCTCACACCATTATCCAATTACACCATTTCAATAGTTTTATAGGATCTTTTACcaaaaataaaggagtttacACTGGTTATATCATTCAAACCTTTTCAGCATTTGCTAGAGCCTCAGATGCTTCAGTATGCCTTCCAGCATTAAAAGCAGACAAATCAAATTCTTCCGATGCAGCTTTTGTAGACCAAAGTCTCAAGTTGATTGTAGTCTTAGTTTTATATCCTGGTATGGGAACATCATGTGCAACAGCTTTTATATCTTCTCCTCCAATCCAATGTTTTTTACCATCTGACCCTGAAACAACCTTGCCATAGAACTTTACAGGATATGAAACATCATTTCTAATAATCTCCCAGGGATTGCCCATCTGTTAGACGAGATcacaagcaaagaaagaaatattaacAGAACTGAAAGACTTTGGTGTTGGTgcaaacattataattttaatttttaagtacaTGCCACTAGCACTTGCCAACAAATAATGAAACATACCTCAAGCCAATCATCAGCAACTTCCTCCTGCCCATCTTTGGTTATTCGCTGTTTAAATAAGCCATACTTATATCTCAATCCATAACCCCAAGCTGGATAGTTCAAGGTGGCCAAAGAGTCCAAGAAACATGAAGCAAGACGCCCAAGACCACCATTTCCAAGTGCAGCATCTGGCTCCTATCATAATTCATAGGCCAAACAAAATGAATTGCTCAACTCTAAGAAAGTGCAACCAAATATGAATTTCAATTAGATCACTCCTGTTGCAGTAGGTGCTCAGTAAAATAAAAAGGTTTGAGAGTTTGCAACATTTTGGGGAAAAAATGTAGAAAAAGGAACTTGCTAAGAATATGAAGCACATCAATTGACTTTCTCCATTGCAAACATGCTATTGGAAGAAAAACTTAATGGGTCCTTTTTTGACTAATAACATTCATTTTGGAAAGcacatcaaatatttttaactgaAGAGGTCATTTTGATGTTGACTTATGGGGTTCTGGTTATATAAACAGTAAGTTTAGAAAGCAGTGGAACATTCCACTTTATAGAATTAATAATGAGAAAGAAGAGATACAATAGGAAATTCACACCTGGTATGCCACATTTTCTAATTTATGCCCGAGCTTGCTCAAAGCCTCAGCATGGGGACCAGTTAACTCTAGATTTCCTATTGCATTTAATAGTGCTCTACCCTGCAAGATAGAAGAATAAATGGAAACAAACATTAGATGCCAGAAATGTTCCAAGCTATTCAAATAATTATGGTAGCACCCAACCTGCAAAAATTCCATCGAAAGGTAATATGCCTGCTTAACATTCAGCTTCTCATAGTAATCATAGGTAGCATTCCAGTTTATAATGAGAGCATCTCGAACACTTTGTGCAGTTGCAAGAAAAGCCTGAGGAAGATCAAAATTCTCTGGAGAAAACAATGGAGTGAACTCTGCATGGTATTTAATACTTGAGGCAATAGATGAAGCATCTGGCGAGAAGGAGCTGAGAGAGGTTGTAgcttctaaaagaaaaaataaacacaaaagatTAATCAGGTCATAATGAAGTTGTTGGACACAAGATAACTATTGGTAACTTGTTAAAAGGTCAGGACTTAGGAATAGTTTCATTCAAAAATTCGCTTCCTCATTCTACCCCTCAAAGAGtagataacaaaatattaatgattaacTCTGGATAATGTTAAACTACTACATCTTTggatgaagagaaagaaaataagaaggaaagaaaaatttttaaatttgaaaatttctacattttgtttaaagagaaaataaagagagagtacaaacaaaagaaaattcacaAAACAGAATTATCTTTGCAAGCTTTCCcttcatttcaaatttaattttttttctctcttttgttttcttccatttcATCAGAACAACAGGCTAGTGAGTTCCAACAATAAACCATGTATTTCCATTTCAGCATAAAAAAGAATCCAAATCCATAAACTCCCGAATAACTTATCTTGACACAAAGCAGCAATAAGGCATCTTAATAGACGATTTCCAAATTAAATGTTGCTAAATTTCAACTCGATTTTGGAGAATAGCTGAAcaaaaatcaacaacaaaacGTGACGACAACGATGCAAAAGCAGAGAGACAAGCAAAAACTCGAGACCTTGTTGTTTTGCCACTGGATCCTGCGCCTTGGCCTCACTTCCAGAGACGCACTTCACAACGGGGAAAGAGCTCATCCTCCTCCGGAGGCTCAAGTTCGCGTTCCTTCCGATGAAGCGGAGCCTCGATTTGGCGGAGGATCTCGCCGCGACGCCGATGAATCCGGCGACGGAGTTGCGGCGAGGAAGAGCCGCCTCGGCTCCGGTGGAGGTCGCGGAGAACCGCATTGTCGCGGAAGAGGCCATTGCGAATCGCAAATCTCTCTCTTCACTGAGATCAATAACCAAtgtgagagagaagaagaagaaagagagagctttgtttctttctttctaatatTGTTCACGAGCTTTGTTGGGTGTTAGTGTGTGTTTTTCTTGACTCCTATAATAGAGATGGTGGTGTTACTGCACCGTGCCAGAGATACGATGTGACGAATATGGTATCGAATCACGAGCTTTTCACTCATTCATTCCAGATTTTATTCTCTGTTCTCGTCCTCACCGTATACGCTCTGCAACTGCCTTGTTGGTGCTCTGGGTTATTGCCACGTAAGACTTCGTCTTCGTGCCATTGGTTTGCGTCTCCACCGTGTCAAAATATCTTTCTCCccttaaagtttatttttttatgcctCCCTGATCCCGCAAagtttatttattgattaacaCAACAAGGCTTAACTAACTAATTCacgaaaattaagaaaattggtGAGTACTTATTACTTagtgttaaatttattttaaattatatattttcagaattatttttaatattaatgactcatacttttttttttttttaaatattattattaattctaATTCTTTCAATATCTCcatcattaatatatttattgttttagtttttatcagGAAGTTTCATGTAAAAGTTGGTTGAAATCATACACTAGGTGATAGTCTATGACCACCTGATAATTCTTTGTAAATATATGTTTCcaaattaatcattaaacaagcaaaaaaaaattaacgtaTTCCATTATGTGTtgaactcaaaaaaaaaatcataattaagatatttttctgaaaaaataattaatataaaaaatattatgatttgaGTCCCCAAAAATGCTCAAACATcacttataacttttttttactacataacttttttttatcagtcaccacttataaaaaaaaaattatgcttcGTCACCACTTATATTTTAAGTGGTATAAAAGAGACTGAGGGAGTATAAAATTAAAGTGCTATAATTTGATAACGTAATGATTAAACTATATGATGTACCTTTCTAATATTGATTTAAGATCAATgacgttttaaatttttaatagctATTTATAAATGCATCTTTATTTGAAATAGAGAgaaataatgttatattaataacatttagagctttaatgaaaatttcttaaaatgattttcttaaatattttttttttgtttttataatattttttgtgatcTTTGCATTGTTATATTCATACACAATTttgtttcaataataaaaaatttagaaaactttaagaaattacaattttatatatattttatattttcatttaattatgatACTATTatgtgttaaataaatattattttttattattaaaaagtaatttctttcgaaagatataaatattatttttaagaaactctCTCTATCCTATAAATTTACTTTAATAGAGAAAAAACTATAAGAAACAAGTTTCTTCACttaaataaagtattaaaaaaatatcattgaaaATGATGTTagtacaacaaaaacaaaattgagggtccgtaaaaaaaattgaggaatgTTGACATGATCCGAAAATGTGTCGTTCAACAGTCTATCACGTGCAAGAGTTAAAAAAACACAGAGAAATATGAAGTATAAATTACGATTCCTTTTAGAGAAAAGAGGATTAACTAAAGgtattttaatctaaaaatatattactgataaaaaaatctaaaaatagatGATTTCATTATGTTTAACGTGGGTACATTAAACTTAAATGTTATTAGATATAGATATAGATGAGAGAGCATGTGAAAAGAAAGAGTTAATAATACTTTTAGTCTCTAAAAATGTGTTTATTACAAGTTTTTGGTCTTATATTTAGTCTCAAAAGTAATAATTTAGAAActaagtttaaatattttaaaaaacacagGGAAAATTTACGATTTTAAAAGTCAGTTACGAAAACCAAagatcaactattttttatgtAGTAAAAACACCATTAGAATCTTCTTATTATAAATCCTAGAAGTTCCCCACTTATTCCATTCTCGCTCaacgtaaatatttttatttccataAGTTTTCATGCAATGCTTTATTCCGCATTCCAATATTCTGTTGATAACGTTAAAAGGAAAGTCCACTGTTTAAAGCTCTTTCTTCTTTGTATGTTGttttttatcacattaaacATTAAATGTGAATATACTTTATTgcattgatatattttattctctGGAAACTTAGATTTGCATTTTTGTATTCCTCCTATTTTGTATGGTCCCCAAACTATATTAATTACAACCAGCTGGTTACGATTATTGTTcactttcttttatataatattttgttatcttCTCCTCCCTTAAGTTTCCttcctcttttgttttttcatcttccttttcctttaagttttatatttataattatggtTCACTCTCTTTTAGTATATAAcagaatgatatttttttattttcttctctctaaAGTATCCTTCCTCTACATATAGTTTTTTCATCTTCCTCTTCATGTAAACTGTATATGATAGCTGAATCCTTATACTGTTTCTTCATATTGGAATTTTCCATTTATAATAGGAAAACactaaaaacaaacaatttatagctttcattcttACTTCTGTGATATAAATCACGTTTATGGATTTTAAACATTGATATTaacttattttgattaaaatgtcGAGTCCTTATACATTTTCTGCAAAATTTGTTTAACGTTGTTATTaggaaaaaacaataataatgtaGAATTTGTAATGTTAATTAGGTGCAAAGGAACAACTCAAGCAAGGATGTTAGATTTGGAGGACTAGGGGCCTCTTAGAGAAAGAAGGTGAGGAACATGATTGTGTTTTTTGTCTCTTGTCCTTCATTACATGATAAATTCCTATATATAAGCATCATACAAGGATGTTACCAAAACGAAAACAGAATGGAAAcatcaaataacacaaaaatTGGATATTCCATTGACAAGCAACAGACAACATATTTTCCCTAAACACTAACATTCTGCCAACTCAATACCTCTAACGTAATTTGTTATATGAAATCCTCCGATTGGTGCAATGCTTCATTCCATCATTTCCTGACCCATCAAAAAAACCCCTGCCCTCAAGGTGATGGGTAGCTTTTATCAGGTGGCGGATCCAGAAAGACATGGTCCGCTGGCGTGTTGTCATATTCCTCCGCAATTAGCaagaaaaacttgaaagcacACTTGTGACCTCTGTGGTacttctcatcacaattgaagCAGAGACCCTTTTTGCGACGCATCGCCAATTCCTTCGGTGATAGGCGTTTGAAGGATATGAGCGATTGTTTCAGTGGTGTGGGTAACAACAACGGGGTGGGTTGGGTGGTGGAACCCGTGGAATGAGGGGGCTGATGAAACAGTGAGGTTGGGTTCGTTGGGGAACGACTGTTGCGAGTCACAAAACTTCTCCTCCTAGCTAGAGACAAGCTAGGGCCACTGCTTGAACCAAGGTAGGAGGTTGCAATGCCTGGACTTCACAGCGTATCTCTAGTGACAAACCCGAGATGAAGCAACTCAGTAAAAAAGGAGGGGCTAGACCGACAATGCGGTTGACTAACATCTCGAAGTCCAACAAGTAGTCATTGAGGGAGCCGCACTGGGTTAGCTTGAACAAAGTCCTAGTGGGGTCTTCGTAATGTGACGATGCAAATCGAGCTTCCAAAGCTTGCAGGAGGTCAGGCCATGATGAGATTTGTTGGTTACGGGTCATCCATTGATACCAAGCTAGTGCAAGACCCTCCATATAAAACGAGGCAATAGGCAAGCGTTCATGATCAGGCATGGAATGATAATCGAAAAATTGGGTGATCTTGAAGATCCACCCCAATGGTCCCGACCCATCAAAACGGGGTAACTCCAACTTCATACGATGAGGATTCAGAGATGGAGACACATAGTGTGGGTCTGTAGAGGAAGAAGATGGGGAGTGTTGAGTGGTCTCGAGAAGGGTCATCTTCTAAAGAAGCTCATCAAGCTTGGTAGACATAATGTTTTGAGTAGCTGTAAGGGCAAGCTGGTTGGAGGTGAGCTTGGCGATAGCATCCTCAATATGTTCCATATTGGATTTCGAACGAGTGGAGTCAACCATTGACGTTCAAGGAAAGCACCAAATATGTTGTTAGGTGCAAAGGAACAACTCAAGCACGGACCCTAGATTTTGAGGACTAGGGGCCTCCTGGAGAAAGGTGAGGAAAAGGATTGTATTATCTCTCTGTCGTCCTTCATTACATGATAAGTTCCTATATATAAGCATCATGCAAGAATGTTGCCAAAACAAAAACGAAAACAGAATAGAAATATCGAATAACAAAAATTGGATATTCCATAGACAAGCATCAGATAACATATTTTTCCTAACCATTAACATTCTACCAGCTCAGTAGCTCTAATGTAATTTGTTATGCGAAATGCACCAAGTGGTTTGTGCTTGCATCGCGTGATTGGTGCAATGCTTCATTCCTATCAAGCTTTCACTTTTACTTCTCTTGgtagtttttaaactttgatgtttattgttattaaaaagttgagaacatatttttcatcttccttattttttttctcttttagaacccgtagtaaaaattatttctttgatGTTTCACTCTAACCATTGTGATAGAATTGAGTATGGCGTCAAGGTTTACCTCCATTTCGAACATTGTCGCAAGTAGGATACATTGGAAGCTGAAATGTAGGATAATGCGTCTATGGGTAGTGACTAACTTCAACAATCCGTCCACAGAAACTAGCTTGGAGATGCTATTGGTTGATGAAAAGGTATGAACATACATTTATATTTCAGCTTCTCATTAGAAATCACTAATAATCCATTTGGTCCCATTTAAGAGCACAAAATGTCCACTTCAACTTTATAATTAGATGctttaataacattatttttcagGGTGGTAAGATTCATGCTCATGTGAAGAAAAGTTTGATAAATGATTTCAAAACAATATTGGAAGAGGGTCAAACTAACGTGATTGAAAATTTATTGGTTGCTGCAAATGATCATAAGTTTAGAACAACCAAACACAAATTCAAACTGAATTTTATGGGTATATCTGAGTgcaaaaaaatagttgaagatATTCTTAAATATCAGTTTGATTTCATGATTTTCCCAGACATACTTGCTGCTACAAGAGAAGATGTCTTGCTAGGGAATATCTGTTAATAAAGTGTcgttttttaagtgtttaaattaactttgtttcatgcaaataatatttaaaaattatcgtATATTTTCTTTCAGACATCATCGGTCACGTCGTTGAGAAAGACAACATCAAAGAAACACGTAAAAATTGCAAACTAGGCAAACTCATTGACATCATGCTTCAGGATCttgaataaaaactataaatcaaTAACCCTCTaccaaaaataattacattataTATTGCACTTTCTGATGTGTTTCAAATTGTGTATTAGGAATAGCTCTATATTAAATGTACTCGTTGGGAAGATTTTGCAGAGCAAATGCAACAGCACCTTGACAAACTTGAAAATGCTGGCCCTATAATTTTGGTCATCCAAGGATGCAAGCGGAAAAATATCTTGGTTTATATCAGACATTGaattactttcttattttttaatttttaatgattttcagCATTCATTGAACTAAAACAAATATTCTTATTAAATCTGTTACTGTATAGGTGTTATTGGAATATCTAATGCTTTTTTTTGGCACCAAGCTTCATATCAATCCTGATATAGCCGAGGTTTTGCAATACAAAACAAAGTACGTGGTTGTGTTAATTATTTGAATGTCAGTATTCGTCCACATAAAATTtagttataaaatatttgttccTTTTTCATCTGTTATATAATGCAGAAATCTGAACTTGCTTATTGATCTGTACGTACAGCGTttaatgtgtcattattttcgaAGAGTTATATCTCATGTTGTGTTATTTCAATTTGTAATGTACATTTTAATGATCATTTgtatcatattatataaattaatatgcttctaaattaattattaattatatattataaaagcagtatttaatttcaatttaatatattatataaattaaaatataataattacttcAATTTGACAAAGAAATTGtttaaagaaaggaaaatattaacataaatttaaaaagtcaaAATACTGAGTGTCACATTTTGTgcgtataaataaatattagaatataaaGTTCCAGCTTAAATTTAGGTCATATTTATGTATGCAGTGCAATAAACTTGATAATAAAGAAATAAGTAAAtaacgaaaaataaatttaagaatataaaCCCGTGCATCGCACGTACGGATGCAccaactagtaaaaaaaattgttaaaattatttgcGCATCGTGTTTGCATTTGACGcgaattttgttaattttacatgatttttaaacaatattatatgtttaaatttatattacttTTGCATAAATGACATAAACAGAGCAGTCGTTTCATGTCAGATGGCTCATGTGACAAATTTTATAAGACATATGTATATGTAATTtacatttttgtatattttaattattaactgaTTACAatgtacatttttaattaatttcattttgtgcATATTTATATTCTGGCTGtcacttaatattatttaattaaaaagttgcgcctaaaaaaattattttgattttcagtTATTGATGGATGTAGTTAGATGGTTGAGGTCATTTCACTGTAGCACTTTTGGATTTTCAAGGCCACGATAATAATGCGTAGATATTTTTTTAGCCTCagaacattattattattattttctgaaatttgttaaagaccaaattttgtctccaaaTTTGGATCCTCCATTTGTATTAATCAGCAATGCCATCACGTGCATGGGGTCTCTCCATGAAAGAAAGTTTACCACATCATTATTTTATGGAACCTCTATTTGGGACGTACATTTGTAAGAATACAATGCATCTATAAGCAATAGTACTCCTAATTCAAGTGTAGTTTGTTTTATcgttagaaaaattaattttcaaaactttcgataaaaattatacattttaatttaaagtttcttttaactttaaaactaattctatttaattatattctaaTATCGTTAAACTACAAAAGGTACTTAGGAGTTATTTTTGGTGTTAATTTTTAGCATtatctgaaattaaattatattccaAACAAATTATTGGTGTACTTCTATCGCCTTTTGTATCAGCTCCGTGTACTTGAAATTActctttttaatgttttatgctATTTAATGATCTCAATTTAGTCTATGTTTATTTTGTACTAAATTAGtcttttatgtttataaataaactaaattattagggggtgtattggattgggattttgagagaatattttgaaaaaaataatcttgaagattttaaaagattatgtgggattgtattgattttgtgggattttaaaagattttttttaaaagactttttacaaTCAGGATTCTTAACCCaagattttaatggatttctaacacagatttttaagatttcaaagtactttatgaatttttaagattttgaaagattaatacattttaaacaaaaaaataatggaagttacaaaagtgaatgaaaaagatgataaataaattataatgtttgaataaagaaaataaaaacgatAGAAATTCCCGCTAGAAACTCCACCCCCAACAACGATCTTCAAATACTCATAATCAACCATACTTTTTCCTCGAAGTTTGCTGTGACTTGGGtgggactaaaaaaaatcattgttaatatactacaaatattataatttactaaatttataactattaatatatttaaaagattatgaACTTAGCTCACCTTTAAGTAATCTTTCCATACATCCTCATGAGCAGTGAAAGTTTTTCCAATTGGGTCCCATCCAAAGCCAGAGTTGTTGCGCATAAGGGTTGACATCATGTTATACTGGTTTCGAAACCACTTCATCCGACTCAAATAATGACTATAAGTTTTAGAGAATTTAGTTTTTGCATTGAGTTGAGGAAGTATTATTCGTTCTACATTTTGTTTGCTAAGTGACCCATTGGCATCATGCAATCCCCTATTCATAGCATCCACCAAGAGGTGCAACAACTCATTGGTATCCTCCATAGTCCAAGATACATAATTATCTTTGTCTCTACTCTttcctttgttattttcttgtgaATCCCCCATTTGAtcgctaatatatatatatataagaaactagttatttgacaaaaatagttattgtttccTAATTGTCAAAAGTGTAGTGACTATATCCCGAATAATATACAATTCAAtagaaaaaccaataaaaaactacctaataataaaataagggtCATGCTAACATGCGCACTTAGGGCACATGTTAAGGATACTTCCAATAGTAACTATGtcttaaaaacaacaatttttgacttttaaaaaagtaaattgcacaactttcaatacaaaatttctatacataaTACACTAACAAGTGTCTTAAGGGCACATGTTAGcattttccataaaaataatactcatatatcataaaattattttaaaaaaaaactattaacaaaataacaattaaaaaattattaacacaataataataataataacacgctgtcaaaaaaataataataacacattaataattaacattttaataataacacaagaaaataataataataataatggacgttgtaaaaaaacaagttgaagaaacagaaaaaaaaaagagttttttattttgatttgcataTACAGTACTAAAAAAAAGCAATATGAAATCTTGATGCATATCAATTGTCATTCTTTTGATGCATATTCATTGCCTGGACGTTGAAAACAATATGAATACGAAATCTTGAAGCATATACAACacccttttcttttgatttgcgTAATATACATATAGTATGAACAATATTGACTATCAAttgccattaaaaaaataggtaaaattgattgaaaagttGTAAGAGAATGAACCTCGTAGTGATTTGTGTCTTGTTCGGCAGGAGAAGAAAAAGTTTTTGGAAGATTATGAAAAGTCTCAAGGGTTTGGGTGAGATTGTTGAAGGagtattttatgtgtatttctaactaaaaagtctctcaaaatccattccacaaaagaatccatcaaaatctatttacttttgaataccaaaagacattttaaaagtGGTAAGAAATCTCAATTGAATACCAACAGATTTTGTTgccctgaaaaaaaaatctttattgtcttagttgaataccacaagatttgtttatattttataaaagtcttgattgaataccacaagactttttaatcataaaaaagtctTTTAGTTCTGTTCAATAAAATTAGTtcctaaaattaataaagtgGAGAAAATGGTCCTTTgaatgatatattatttatgaatttagtCTCTGAAATTATAATAGAGGGTCATTGGTccttaaactaattaaaatggaaaaattgtctttttgaaattgtaaattaacaatcaatttagttcTTGGAATTATAATGATTAGTCAAAttacttcacaaaataaaaggcttaaatattgtattttttttgtccaactttaactttttttgcaaaatatgccTCCTAAAGTTCCTTTCTTGCACAT
This region includes:
- the LOC114381884 gene encoding alpha-1,4 glucan phosphorylase L isozyme, chloroplastic/amyloplastic, which encodes MASSATMRFSATSTGAEAALPRRNSVAGFIGVAARSSAKSRLRFIGRNANLSLRRRMSSFPVVKCVSGSEAKAQDPVAKQQEATTSLSSFSPDASSIASSIKYHAEFTPLFSPENFDLPQAFLATAQSVRDALIINWNATYDYYEKLNVKQAYYLSMEFLQGRALLNAIGNLELTGPHAEALSKLGHKLENVAYQEPDAALGNGGLGRLASCFLDSLATLNYPAWGYGLRYKYGLFKQRITKDGQEEVADDWLEMGNPWEIIRNDVSYPVKFYGKVVSGSDGKKHWIGGEDIKAVAHDVPIPGYKTKTTINLRLWSTKAASEEFDLSAFNAGRHTEASEALANAEKICYILYPGDESIEGKILRLKQQYTLCSASLQDIIARFERRSGTNVNWEEFPEKVAVQMNDTHPTLCIPELMRILIDVKGLSWKDAWNITQRTVAYTNHTVLPEALEKWSLDLMQKLLPRHIEIIEMIDEELIRTIIAEYGTENSDLLEKKLKEMRILENVELPAEFADIVVKSKEAIDIPSEELQSSEQAEVEERKDDEVEAVAKKNGTDESSIEDEKEELPEPVPEPPKLVRMANLCVVGGHAVNGVAEIHSEIVKDEVFNAFYKLWPEKFQNKTNGVTPRRWIRFCNPDLSKIITEWIGTEDWVLNTEKLAELRKFVDNEDLQVQWREAKRSNKVKVAAFIREKAGYSVSPDAMFDIQVKRIHEYKRQLLNIFGIVYRYKKMKEMSAAERKANFVPRVCIFGGKAFATYVQAKRIVKFITDVGATVNHDPEIGDLLKVVFVPDYNVSVAEMLIPASELSQHISTAGMEASGTSNMKFAMNGCILIGTLDGANVEIREEVGADNFFLFGAKAHEIAGLRKERAEGKFVPDPRFEEVKEFVRSGVFGSYNYDELMGSLEGNEGFGRADYFLVGKDFPSYIECQEKVDEAYRNQTKWTRMSILNTAGSYKFSSDRTIHEYAREIWNIEPVQLP